In Balaenoptera ricei isolate mBalRic1 chromosome 7, mBalRic1.hap2, whole genome shotgun sequence, a single window of DNA contains:
- the LOC132368748 gene encoding dnaJ homolog subfamily B member 3-like — protein sequence MVDYYEVLGVPRQASIEAIKKAYRKLALKWHPDKNPENKEEAERRFKQVAQAYEVLSDAKKRDVYDRYGEAGVEGSGGGRPFEDPFECVFTFRDPADVFREFFGGRDPFSSDFFGDPLENILGGRRSSRGSRSRGFAPIFSTFSEFPAFGGGFSSFDTGFTSFGSLGNGGLSSCSMSCSGGTGNFKSMSTSTEIINGKKITTKRIIENGQERIEVEEDGELKSMTINGKEQLLRLDTK from the coding sequence ATGGTGGACTACTACGAGGTGCTGGGCGTGCCCCGCCAGGCGTCGATCGAGGCCATCAAGAAGGCGTACCGCAAGCTGGCGCTCAAGTGGCACCCGGACAAAAACCCTGAGAACAAGGAGGAGGCGGAGAGGAGATTCAAACAAGTGGCCCAGGCCTACGAGGTGTTGTCAGACGCCAAGAAGAGGGACGTCTACGACCGATACGGTGAGGCGGGAGTGGAGGGCAGCGGTGGCGGCAGGCCCTTCGAGGACCCGTTCGAGTGCGTCTTCACCTTCCGCGACCCGGCCGACGTCTTCAGGGAGTTCTTCGGCGGCCGGGACCCGTTTTCGTCTGACTTCTTCGGAGACCCGCTTGAGAACATTTTGGGCGGTCGGAGGAGCTCCCGCGGAAGCAGAAGCAGAGGGTTCGCACCGATTTTCTCCACCTTCAGTGAATTTCCAGCATTCGGAGGtggtttttcttcctttgataCAGGATTTACTTCCTTTGGTTCCCTGGGGAATGGGGGCCTTTCTTCCTGCTCCATGTCTTGTAGTGGTGGGACGGGCAACTTCAAATCCATGTCGACTTCCACCGAAATCATTAATGGCAAGAAGATCACCACCAAGAGAATCATTGAGAATGGCCAAGAAAGGATAGAGGTGGAAGAAGACGGAGAGTTAAAGTCCATGACAATAAATGGCAAAGAGCAGTTGCTACGCCTTGACACCAAGTGA
- the LOC132368749 gene encoding UDP-glucuronosyltransferase 1A1-like translates to MTAGSQGPRPLILGLLLCALGPALTQGGKLLVVPIDGSHWLSLVGAIQQLQHRGHDIVVLASDASMYIKEGAFYTLKRYPVPFRREDLEVAFINLGRSVFENDPFLQRVVKIYKKIKDDSALLFSACSHLLHNKELMSSLAEGSFDAVLTDPFLPCGPIVAQYLAVPAVYFLNGMPCSLDFQGTQCPNPPSYVPRPLSFNSDRMTFLQRVKNILIALSENFLCSMVYSPYAPLASEVLQKDVTLQDLMSYASIWLLRSDFVNNYPRPIMPNTVFIGGINCASKKPLSQEFEAYVNASGEHGIVVFSLGSMVSEIPEQKATEIADALGKIPQTVLWRYTGTPPPNLAKNTKLVKWLPQNDLLGHPKTRAFITHSGSHGVYEGICNGVPMVMMPLFGDQMDNAKRMETRGAGVTLNILEMSSEDLENALKTVISDKSYKENIMHLSRLHKDRPMEPLDLAVFWVEFVMRHKGAPHLRPAAHDLTWYQYYSLDVIGFLLAVVLTVIFITFKGCAFAFRKCFGKKERVKKSHKSKAH, encoded by the exons ATGACAGCAGGGTCCCAGGGTCCACGTCCACTCATCCTGGGCCTGCTGCTGTGTGCGCTCGGCCCTGCTCTGACGCAGGGTGGGAAGCTGTTGGTGGTCCCCATAGACGGCAGCCACTGGCTGAGTTTGGTCGGGGCCATCCAGCAGCTGCAGCACAGGGGACATGACATAGTGGTCCTCGCATCCGATGCCTCCATGTACATTAAAGAAGGGGCATTTTACACCTTGAAGAGGTATCCTGTGCCATTCCGAAGGGAGGACTTGGAAGTGGCTTTTATAAACCTTGGGCGTAGTGTTTTTGAGAACGATCCTTTTCTGCAGCGCGTGgtcaaaatatacaagaaaatcaaagatgactcGGCTCTACTTTTTTCCGCCTGCTCCCATTTACTGCACAACAAGGAGCTGATGTCCTCCCTGGCAGAAGGCAGCTTTGATGCTGTACTGACAGACCCTTTCCTTCCCTGTGGCCCCATCGTGGCCCAGTACCTGGCTGTGCCTGCCGTGTACTTTTTGAATGGAATGCCTTGCAGCCTGGACTTTCAGGGTACCCAGTGCCCCAACCCACCATCCTATGTGCCCAGGCCTCTGTCCTTTAACTCAGATCGCATGACCTTCCTGCAGCGGGTGAAGAACATTCTCATTGCCTTGTCAGAGAACTTTCTGTGCAGCATGGTTTACTCCCCGTACGCGCCACTTGCCTCGGAAGTGCTTCAGAAAGACGTGACTCTCCAGGACCTTATGAGCTATGCATCTATCTGGCTCCTCAGAAGTGACTTTGTAAATAATTACCCAAGGCCCATCATGCCCAATACAGTTTTTATTGGTGGGATCAACTGCGCTAGCAAAAAGCCACTATCTCAG GAATTTGAAGCCTATGTAAATGCTTCTGGAGAACATGGAATTGTGGTCTTCTCCTTGGGCTCAATGGTCTCAGAGATTCCGGAGCAGAAAGCTACAGAAATTGCTGATGCTTTGGGCAAAATACCTCAGACA GTCCTGTGGCGGTACACTGGGACTCCACCACCGAATCTTGCGAAGAATACAAAACTTGTCAAGTGGCTGCCCCAAAATGATCTGCTTG GTCACCCAAAGACTCGGGCCTTTATCACACATTCCGGCTCCCATGGTGTTTATGAAGGAATATGTAATGGTGTTCCCATGGTGATGATGCCCTTGTTTGGTGATCAGATGGACAATGCGAAGCGCATGGAGACCCGGGGAGCCGGAGTAACCTTGAACATCCTGGAAATGAGTTCAGAAGATTTAGAAAATGCCCTGAAAACTGTCATCAGTGACAAAAG CTATAAGGAAAACATCATGCACCTCTCTCGCCTTCACAAGGACCGCCCCATGGAGCCTCTAGACCTGGCTGTATTCTGGGTGGAGTTTGTGATGAGGCACAAGGGGGCGCCACACCTGCGCCCTGCGGCCCATGACCTCACCTGGTACCAGTACTACTCTTTGGATGTGATCGGCTTCCTCCTGGCGGTCGTACTGACAGTCATCTTCATCACCTTTAAGGGCTGTGCCTTTGCCTTCCGGAAATGCTTCGGGAAAAAAGAGCGAGTGAAGAAATCTCATAAATCCAAGGCACACTGA